The Urbifossiella limnaea genome has a window encoding:
- the prfA gene encoding peptide chain release factor 1 has protein sequence MIPAMDLKLARFRELEAQMADPDVAGNHARFSVVAKELAALTKQVRPYQELLEVEAAVRGAEALLADADMAPLAEEELAQLRPKRDALQTKVEDQLLVDPDEDFDTLIVEIRAGTGGDEAALFAGNLYEMYTRYARTKGWHVEEIAYSPGEAGGFKEVSFGVKGDDVYRWLRYESGGHRVQRVPATETQGRIHTSAATVAVLPEPDEVQVTINPQDIEWERMRAGGAGGQHVNKTESAVRIWYKKGTPEEMEVKCQDERSQGKNYEQAMRVLRSRLFEKQQQKLHKERSDMRKSLIGTGDRNARIRTYNFPQNRVTDHRIEFTLYKLDTVMTGEMDGIIQPLLDHARREKLGGA, from the coding sequence ATGATTCCCGCGATGGACCTGAAGCTCGCCCGGTTCCGCGAGCTCGAAGCGCAGATGGCCGACCCCGACGTGGCCGGCAACCACGCCCGCTTCTCCGTCGTCGCCAAGGAACTCGCCGCACTCACCAAGCAGGTCCGCCCGTACCAGGAACTGCTCGAGGTCGAGGCGGCCGTCCGCGGGGCCGAGGCGCTGCTCGCCGACGCCGACATGGCCCCCCTCGCCGAGGAGGAGCTGGCCCAGCTCCGTCCCAAGCGCGACGCCCTTCAGACCAAGGTCGAAGACCAGCTCCTCGTCGATCCCGATGAGGACTTCGACACACTCATCGTCGAAATCCGCGCCGGCACCGGCGGCGACGAGGCCGCCCTGTTCGCCGGCAACCTGTACGAGATGTACACCCGCTACGCCCGCACGAAGGGGTGGCACGTCGAGGAGATCGCGTACAGCCCCGGCGAGGCCGGCGGGTTCAAGGAGGTCAGCTTCGGGGTGAAGGGCGACGACGTGTACCGCTGGCTCCGCTACGAGTCCGGCGGGCACCGCGTCCAGCGCGTCCCGGCCACCGAGACGCAGGGCCGCATCCACACCTCGGCGGCCACGGTGGCGGTGCTGCCCGAGCCGGACGAGGTGCAGGTGACGATCAACCCGCAGGACATCGAGTGGGAGCGGATGCGGGCCGGGGGCGCCGGCGGCCAGCACGTCAACAAGACCGAGAGCGCCGTCCGCATCTGGTACAAGAAGGGCACTCCCGAGGAGATGGAGGTGAAGTGCCAGGACGAGCGGAGCCAGGGGAAGAACTACGAGCAGGCGATGCGCGTCCTCCGGAGCCGGCTGTTCGAGAAGCAGCAGCAGAAGCTCCACAAGGAGCGATCCGACATGCGCAAGAGCCTGATCGGCACCGGCGACCGGAACGCCCGCATCCGCACCTACAACTTCCCGCAGAACCGGGTCACCGACCACCGCATCGAGTTCACACTCTACAAGCTCGACACCGTCATGACCGGCGAGATGGACGGGATCATCCAGCCGCTGCTCGACCACGCCAGGCGCGAGAAACTCGGCGGAGCTTGA
- a CDS encoding patatin-like phospholipase family protein, translating into MAITTRGRRPRLPDLLAATLVVALAAALGCTPRSFTNPPTNLLDSSWYNRTPPPDPYPDPDSTLSDGLASVFGDGMLPMPTAGGPQNVLVISGGGKYGAYVAGILCGWTENGTRPTFDVCTGISSGALIASLAFLGPKYDARLAREFNNVGQRDILRFRPVRGLLFNRGLATSAPLRELVERNLDDEAFADMRAAHHAGRRLFVATVSLTTQRAVVWDVGAVATSGRPDARELVYKIMIAACSIPGVMPPVEFDIELNGQRYQELHVDAGNVIQAFVQTPRGLPPGSNVYIVASGKIYRDPLDENPRFLKVMAASVSNTMYALFRESAYKMYALCAVTGSNFHLNAVPTTLKIEPGSMTFKKEEMRLLFDVGRQSAVGGVPWRRTPPSSQPGETMVPRTGLEYTAEGCGPWQGRPVEPVPGP; encoded by the coding sequence ATGGCGATCACGACCCGCGGCCGACGGCCGCGGCTGCCGGACTTGCTCGCCGCAACGCTCGTCGTCGCCCTCGCGGCGGCGCTCGGCTGCACCCCCCGGTCGTTCACCAACCCGCCGACCAACCTCCTCGACAGCAGCTGGTACAACCGCACCCCGCCGCCCGACCCGTACCCCGACCCCGACAGCACCCTCTCCGACGGGCTCGCGTCCGTGTTCGGCGACGGCATGCTGCCGATGCCGACCGCCGGCGGGCCGCAGAACGTGCTCGTGATTTCCGGCGGCGGCAAGTACGGCGCCTACGTCGCCGGCATTCTGTGCGGCTGGACGGAAAACGGCACCCGGCCGACGTTCGACGTGTGTACCGGCATCAGCAGCGGCGCCCTCATCGCGTCGCTGGCGTTCCTCGGCCCGAAGTACGACGCCCGCCTGGCCCGCGAGTTTAACAACGTCGGGCAGCGCGACATCCTCCGCTTCCGTCCGGTCCGCGGGCTGCTGTTCAACCGCGGCCTGGCCACCTCCGCCCCGCTGCGCGAACTCGTCGAGCGGAACCTGGACGACGAGGCGTTCGCCGACATGCGGGCCGCCCACCACGCCGGCCGCCGGCTGTTCGTCGCCACCGTCAGCCTGACGACCCAGCGGGCCGTCGTGTGGGACGTGGGCGCGGTGGCCACGAGCGGCCGGCCGGACGCCCGCGAACTCGTGTACAAGATCATGATCGCGGCCTGCTCGATCCCGGGTGTGATGCCGCCGGTCGAGTTCGACATCGAGCTGAACGGCCAACGCTACCAGGAACTCCACGTCGACGCCGGGAACGTCATCCAGGCGTTCGTCCAGACGCCGCGCGGCCTGCCGCCGGGGTCGAACGTGTACATCGTCGCGTCCGGGAAGATTTACCGCGACCCGCTGGACGAGAACCCGCGGTTTCTGAAGGTGATGGCGGCGTCGGTGTCGAACACGATGTACGCCCTGTTCCGCGAGAGCGCGTACAAGATGTACGCCCTGTGCGCCGTGACCGGGTCGAACTTCCACCTCAACGCTGTGCCCACGACGCTGAAGATCGAGCCGGGGAGCATGACCTTCAAGAAGGAGGAGATGCGCCTGCTGTTCGACGTCGGCCGGCAGTCCGCGGTGGGCGGGGTGCCGTGGCGGCGCACGCCGCCGTCGAGTCAGCCGGGTGAAACGATGGTGCCGCGGACCGGGTTGGAGTACACCGCCGAGGGCTGCGGGCCGTGGCAGGGGCGGCCGGTCGAGCCGGTGCCGGGTCCGTGA
- a CDS encoding type B 50S ribosomal protein L31, producing MKKGIHPNYRAVVFHDVSANVSILTRSCVETDETVKHTDGNEYPLYKVEISSASHPFFTGKMKFVDTTGRVEKFQNKYKKVGYGQKK from the coding sequence ATGAAGAAGGGCATCCACCCGAACTACCGCGCGGTCGTGTTCCACGACGTGTCGGCGAACGTGTCCATCCTCACCCGGTCGTGCGTCGAGACCGACGAGACCGTCAAGCACACCGACGGCAACGAGTACCCGCTGTACAAGGTGGAAATCTCGAGCGCCAGCCACCCGTTCTTCACCGGCAAGATGAAGTTCGTGGACACCACCGGCCGGGTCGAGAAGTTCCAGAACAAGTACAAGAAGGTCGGGTACGGCCAGAAGAAGTAA